In one Desulfobacterales bacterium genomic region, the following are encoded:
- the mpl gene encoding UDP-N-acetylmuramate:L-alanyl-gamma-D-glutamyl-meso-diaminopimelate ligase: protein MDLTRNSIPDQVRKIHLIAVCGTGMGALAAMLKDKGYEITGSDQNVYPPMSTFLLQRGIQAASGFSEDNLADEIDLVVIGNAVRRDNPEVVKVMREGIFFCSMPQAVNHFIAGGKQPILVTGTHGKTTTSSILSWILDKAGLAPSFLIGGILKNFNSSYQLGSGQYIVLEGDEYDTAFFDKGSKFLHYDPAITILTSVEFDHADIFADIDHVKETFKKLLSGLAAESLLLAFDSDPHIRELLPAAGCRIQTYGKRPDSVWCLGQVDMNPPWTFFQVRRQGKHFASFKTRMVGEHNLLNAVSAVAASDQLGISVPRMAEALETFQGAKRRQEVRGCKRGITVIDDFAHHPTAVRETVKAVKLSHDQGRLIAVFEPRTNSSMRSVFQDAYPQSFDHADVICIRKPPLLHKIPENDRFSSEKLVEDLNARGKAAHYFPDTESIIEFLVQEARPGDFVLIMSNGGFDNIHERLLIALG, encoded by the coding sequence ATAGATTTAACCCGAAATAGTATTCCTGATCAAGTCCGAAAAATTCATTTGATTGCCGTTTGCGGAACCGGCATGGGGGCGCTGGCGGCCATGCTCAAGGATAAGGGATACGAGATTACCGGATCGGATCAGAACGTCTATCCGCCGATGAGTACATTTCTTTTACAGCGGGGAATTCAGGCCGCATCCGGATTCAGTGAGGATAATCTGGCCGATGAAATTGATCTGGTGGTTATCGGCAATGCCGTCAGAAGGGATAATCCGGAAGTGGTGAAGGTGATGCGGGAAGGTATTTTCTTCTGTTCCATGCCTCAGGCGGTGAACCACTTCATTGCCGGGGGGAAACAACCGATTCTGGTAACCGGTACCCACGGTAAAACCACCACCTCATCGATCCTGTCCTGGATTCTGGATAAAGCCGGATTGGCGCCGTCGTTTTTGATCGGGGGAATACTCAAAAATTTTAACAGCAGCTATCAGCTGGGCAGCGGACAGTACATCGTTCTCGAAGGGGATGAGTACGATACGGCCTTTTTTGACAAGGGATCAAAATTTTTGCATTATGACCCTGCTATTACCATACTGACGAGTGTGGAATTCGATCATGCCGATATATTCGCCGATATCGATCACGTAAAAGAAACGTTTAAAAAACTATTGTCCGGCCTGGCAGCCGAGAGCCTGCTGCTGGCGTTTGATTCCGATCCTCATATCCGAGAGCTTCTTCCCGCTGCCGGCTGTCGGATTCAAACGTATGGCAAGCGTCCGGATTCGGTCTGGTGCCTGGGCCAGGTGGATATGAACCCGCCGTGGACGTTTTTTCAGGTCCGCAGGCAGGGGAAACATTTCGCCTCATTCAAGACCCGGATGGTGGGGGAGCACAACCTGCTCAATGCCGTATCTGCCGTAGCCGCTTCCGATCAACTGGGAATATCCGTGCCGCGCATGGCCGAGGCTCTGGAAACCTTTCAGGGGGCTAAGCGGCGTCAGGAAGTCAGGGGCTGTAAACGAGGCATTACGGTCATCGATGATTTTGCCCATCATCCGACAGCTGTCAGGGAAACGGTCAAGGCGGTAAAACTGTCCCATGATCAGGGGCGGCTGATCGCCGTATTCGAGCCCAGGACCAATTCGAGCATGCGGTCTGTGTTTCAGGATGCCTACCCGCAGTCATTTGATCATGCCGATGTCATATGTATCAGAAAGCCCCCCCTGCTGCACAAGATCCCCGAAAACGACCGGTTTTCCTCTGAAAAACTGGTAGAGGACTTGAATGCGCGGGGCAAGGCCGCACATTATTTTCCGGATACCGAATCGATCATTGAGTTTCTTGTTCAGGAAGCCCGGCCGGGTGATTTTGTACTGATCATGTCAAACGGCGGTTTTGACAATATTCACGAGCGGCTGCTGATAGCGTTGGGGTGA